In one Chloroflexota bacterium genomic region, the following are encoded:
- a CDS encoding adenine nucleotide alpha hydrolase family protein translates to MKCRKCGRPAAINMRRHKLALCDECYPDWFRGQVERTIRQFGMLSPDDKVLVAVSGGKDSLSVWDVLLRLGYHAEGMYIDLGIPDGGYSTESKVRALRFAEARGATCHVVSVRDRYGLSVPDLALRRGRIRKVCSLCGLVKRHIMNRFAREGGFSVLVTGHNLDDEAAVLMQNTLTWQPGYLARQFPVLPADDEGLVRKVKPLCLMYEREVAAYALVCGIDYIQDECPHAVGARTLFYKEILNQLEQRSPGAKAYFFTQFVRAKQSGSIQFAEGGERALHACEQCGQPTTAPGLCAFCRLWQSDAPTGQDEDET, encoded by the coding sequence ATGAAGTGTCGCAAGTGCGGGCGGCCGGCCGCCATCAACATGCGCCGCCACAAACTGGCGCTGTGCGACGAATGCTACCCGGACTGGTTCCGCGGGCAGGTGGAGCGCACCATCCGGCAGTTTGGGATGCTGTCGCCCGACGATAAGGTGCTCGTGGCGGTGTCGGGCGGCAAGGACAGTTTGAGCGTGTGGGATGTGCTCCTGCGCCTGGGCTATCACGCGGAGGGGATGTACATTGATCTGGGCATTCCGGACGGGGGCTACTCCACCGAGTCCAAGGTGCGAGCGCTGCGGTTTGCGGAGGCGCGAGGCGCGACCTGCCACGTGGTGAGCGTCCGCGACCGGTACGGGCTTTCGGTGCCCGACCTGGCGCTGCGGCGCGGGCGGATTCGCAAGGTGTGCTCGCTTTGCGGGCTGGTCAAGCGGCACATCATGAATCGCTTTGCGCGGGAGGGCGGGTTCTCGGTGCTGGTTACGGGCCACAACCTGGACGACGAGGCCGCAGTGCTCATGCAGAACACGCTGACGTGGCAGCCGGGCTATCTGGCGCGGCAGTTCCCCGTGTTGCCCGCCGACGATGAGGGGCTGGTGCGCAAGGTGAAGCCGCTGTGCCTGATGTACGAGCGCGAGGTGGCGGCGTATGCCCTCGTGTGCGGCATAGACTACATTCAGGATGAATGCCCCCACGCTGTCGGCGCGCGCACGCTGTTTTACAAAGAAATCCTGAATCAACTGGAGCAGCGGTCTCCGGGGGCGAAGGCGTATTTCTTCACCCAGTTCGTGCGCGCGAAGCAGAGCGGGAGCATCCAGTTTGCGGAGGGGGGCGAGCGCGCGCTCCATGCGTGCGAACAGTGCGGGCAGCCGACGACCGCGCCCGGGCTGTGCGCCTTCTGCCGACTCTGGCAATCCGACGCCCCGACGGGCCAGGACGAGGATGAAACATGA
- a CDS encoding MoaD/ThiS family protein — translation MVVVRYRGKQYELKAGMTARDAILKLGLDPEAVLVLRNGKLVDDSAILEDGDEITLVAVVSGG, via the coding sequence ATGGTAGTGGTGCGGTATCGCGGAAAGCAATACGAACTGAAGGCCGGGATGACGGCCCGCGACGCCATCCTGAAACTGGGGCTTGACCCGGAGGCCGTGCTCGTCCTGCGCAACGGCAAGTTGGTGGACGACTCGGCGATCCTGGAGGACGGCGACGAGATCACCCTGGTCGCGGTGGTTTCGGGCGGGTGA